The Aestuariibaculum lutulentum genome segment TATCTTTAGTTTAATGTAAATTCTCTTTTTAACTTGTTTAATTTGTTAGCGATACTTGCATCATACTGCACATCGCCAACACGTAATACGAAACCTCCTAAGATGTTTTCGTCTACAATGTTTTGAACTTCTACTTCTTTTCCTGTAAGTTCTTTAACCTTAGCTAATACCTTAGCATTTAATTCTGCTGTTAATGGCACTGCGGTAGTTACTTTAGCTATTTGAGTTCCTTTTAACTGGTCGAATAACACACTGTATTGTTTTGCTACTTCGCCAATTAAAGCAATTCTTTTGTTGCTAATTAAAGTGTCTACTAAATTTCCAGTTAATTCGTTAGTGTTTTTAAACACTTCTTCGATTACTGATTTTTTAATAGATGATCTTACGATAGGATTTTGAAGCACACCGTTTAATTCTTTACTTTCTGCAATGGTGTTAGCAATTAAAGTCATATCAGCATTAACAGCCTCGGCTGCATTTTTATCTGATGCTAAACTTAAAACCGCTTTTGCGTAACGTATTGCTGCTCTTTCTCCTGCCATAGTAATATTAACTTAATGTAGCTTCTCCAATTAAAGAATCTACTAATTTTTGTTGTTTACTATTATCTGAAAGTTCGTCGCGTAACACTTTCTCAGCGATTTCGATAGATAAACCAGCAACGTGACTTTTCAATTCTGCAATAGCAGCTTTCTTTTCGCTTTCGATAGCAGCGTGCGCTTGCTCGATAATTGTGTTTGCTTGTGTCTCAGCTTCAGTTTTTGCAGCTTCAATCATTTTATCCTTCATCTCACGTGCTTCTTTAAGCATCGCTTCTCTTTCTGCTCTAGCCTCGTTTAATAATTTCTTATTATCTGCTTGAAGATTTTGCATTTCTAATCTTGCTTTTTCAGCTGAATCTAATGCATCTTTAATCCCGTCTTCACGAGTTTGTAACGACTCTAAAATAGGTTTCCAAGCAAATTTTCTCATTAATACAATTAAGATTAATAAGATGATGGCTTGCATAAAAAACAATCCTGGTGAAAAATCATTTAATAACTGATCCATATGTAACTATATAATAAGTTTTACTTCTGTGTTTTGTTTAATTTTTTAAAAACAGCTTCTGCAACCAACCGTTGCAGAATGCTATTTCTATTTTGTTTCTTTTAGGAATTATTTTCCTAAGATTAATGCACCGAATGCTAAACCTTCTAATAAAGCTCCGATGATAATCATTGCTGTTTGGATTTTTCCAGCAGCTTCTGGTTGACGAGCGATAGCTTCCATAGCGCTACCACCAATTTTACCTAAACCTAATCCAGCTCCGATTACGATTAATCCTGCTCCAATTAAATTGTACATACTAATTGATTTTAAATATTAATTAAACAAATTCTTAATTAGTGATGGTCGTGTTCTTCAACAGCCATTCCTATAAATAACGATGATAACATCGTGAAAATAAACGCTTGTAAAAAGGCTACCAGAATTTCGATAACCGAGATAAATAATGCTAGTGCTAATGAAACACCTGTTGATGCTACCGGACCAAAGGCTTCTTTCATTGTAATAACTAATGCTATTAAGCTCATAACCACAAAGTGTCCTGCAGTCATGTTAGCAAATAAACGCACTAACAGAGAGAATGGCTTAATTAATACAAAACCAATTAATTCTATTACTGCTAAGATAGGTCTTAAGATGTAAGGTACTCCTGGCATCCATAAGGTGTGCCCCCAGAAATCTTTACTTCCGCTAAATAAATAGATAACAACAGTAAAAATTGCTAAACAGAAGGTTACTGCAATCTGACCTGTTACGTTAAATCCAAGTGGCGTTAAACCTAATAAGTTTAAGATCCAAATAAAGAAGAATACAGTTAATAAGAACGACATGAACTTTCTGTATTTTTTCTCACCAATATTCGGACGTGCAATTTCGTCACGCACATAAATTACTAAAGGCTCTAAAGCACGACCAAAACCAGTTGGAATTGCTCCTTTTTTGTATCCTTTAGCTAAAGCTCCAAATCCTAAAATCATTAAAAGCCCTGCTAATAACATACCGAATACACTTTTAGTAATAGAGAAGTCTAATACTTTGTGTGCATTTTCAGCGTGGTGGTGATCGTCAAAAACAACTTCATCTGCTCCAGCTTCTAATTCGTATATTTTACTGTGAATCTTTGTTAACTTAACACCACCCTTTTCTACAACAACGTGACCGTTATCGTCGTGGTGAAATTCTGAAGACATAAATGTTCTTAAACCTTCACTAGTCCATACAATAACAGGTAACGGGAAACTTACGTGAGTTCCTGTTTCGTTATTAGTATATAAATGAAAATCGTGAGAATCTTTTAAGTGATGTGCAATGTATTCTTTAATCTCTTCTGGAGTATCAATTTTATTTCCTCCTTCATGATGCTGATTATCATGCTCTCCTTCGTTTGCAAAGGCAAAAACCGAAGTCATCATTAAAACTAAAATTGCAATAAATTTGATAGATTTTTTTGCTACCATCATATTTTCTAAACTAATGAAATTACGCTCTCTAAAATTTTGTGCAAATGTACACAATAATTTAAAAACCCAAACCCTTTTTTTAGTTAGTTTTTTTTATGATGCTGAATTATCAAATTTTAGCTAAATTTTTCTTTAACTATTTGCTGTTTAGCAACTTTCCTACAGCAATAGCTTCGGTGGTTAAAAACAAGAATAATGGCAGCACTAAAGCGTAGCGTTCTGCCTGAGTTAAACTGTCATTTTCGAACACGGCATTTTTAAAAATCAACAAGAACAAACCTATTTTTAAAAACATAAATGCCAAATAAGCATAACCCGCATTATTAGGCATAATGCTACAAATACCCTCAATACTCGCATACACTATTAAAGATGCAATAGCGTGAAATAAATACACCTGCCATAATGGAAATGATAGCGGCTGAGAAATAAATTGCTGATGTATGGTTAAAGCAATTGCAAAAAGTAAAACTACAACTAGTGTGAAAACCAGTATTCTTTTAATCATTTTTATCGTTATTGGTAATATTAAGTACTTGCCTAATAACAGAAAACATTGCCAGGAAAACCGCTAGCAATGTTACTATTTTATAATATAACTGATCGGAGTTGTCAAATTTATAATCTAACCACTCGCCTAATTTACTCCCCAAATATATGGTTAACCCCATTTGAAGTGCAATAGATGTAAACCTTACATACTTATTAAGCTGTCTTTGATTTTTGTCCACTGTTAATTTCTTTTACAGCACCTTTCATTAAACAGGTTACGTTGAATGCTGCCCCTGGCTCTACAGCTAGCTTAGCTACAGAAACCTCGCCTTCTATAACTGCAGAATCTTTTAAAGTTAAGGTTCCTGATAAGGTTAACTTACCTGAAAATTTACCTTCAAAATACGCATCGGTTCCTTGTAATGTTCCTTTTATAAAACCGGTTTTTCCAACCACAACTTTACCTTTGGTAACTACATTACCTTCAACGGTTCCTTCAATTCTAAAATCGCCTTCACTACTCATGTCGCCAATTAATGTGGTGCCTTGAGAAATATTCTGACTAGTAGGTCCTTCTGTCATCTTTTTTTCTTTTTTGTTTTCGGAAAACATAATTGCTATTAATTTTAATTAGTATCTACGTTTAAAAAATCGTTTAGGTTCTTGTGAATCTGAATAATTTGATAATTCGCAGACGATATTTCGAAATGGGGTTCTTTAATTTTCTTTTTATCTTCTTTAGCAAACAACTGTTCAAAAGTATGAGCCACCTGCTTATTGGTTAAACCATGAACAACTACAAAATTAGTATTTGTGTCGTAAACATCAACTGAAGATTGAAGTTTGTAATATTTAATATGACTTAAAACGGTATCTAATTCGGTTTTAAATCCTTCTAATTGCTCTCTTTTTGCATCTTTAAAAGCATAGACAACTTTATATTGCTGTCTAATACTATCGTTGTCCTTAACAAAATCTTTATTTGCCAAAACAGGCAATACATTGGTTTCGATATGTTGTGCTTCCTTACCTTCTGGTTTATTCGCATAAGTAACGCTAATAAAATTGATGGCCTTGCTGTAAGCATCGAAACCATATAATCGTCCAGTCGCTGTAGCTTTTAATAATTCGAACTTCGGCACAATGGCATCTCCTTCAAATCGATTAATATAATCTTCACTTTTAGCAATAACCTCTGCATACTCTTGGTTTTCATATTTCGCATACAGCGCCTGATATAAATTTTCAGGACTGTTTTCATCTTCCTCAGAAACCATATCCGGATTACTCAAAATTGTTGCGTAACGTGTATCTGGATAATTAGTAATAATATCGTTTTTAGCAATAGATGCTTCACCAGTTTCACCTAAAAGCTCGTAAATTTTATAAAGATTGTATTTAGAAGGTAATATTAAACGCTCTTCAGGATTGCTCTCTAACAAATCCTGAAATTTATCTTTTGCCAGCTCATATTCCTTGAACTTCTCCTTATAAATCAACCCTAATTGATAATAAGCATAGTTTCTGTCTTTAGAAATACTATCAATGGCTTTCTGTTCGGTTGGAATTTTAGAGATGTAGTATTGCGGATCGTATAATTCTTCTTCGGTTGCAGCTGCTACAATATCTGTTCCTGCCGCACCACCAACATTACCTACAATACCTTTGCTAGACCAACGCCAGTTATCTTCCAAAGCTCTGTTACCCCATTTTTTTATGAATTCATTTTTACCATATGCCACAGTTGTTGGGTTGTAAAAATAGAATGTCGCCTGCGCCGGTGCACCTACTCCTTGAAATGGTGCCGCTTGTCTACTTCCCGCATTAACCGTAGCTATACCTTTATTTCGTTCTATAGCCTCAGCTTTTTCCTTTTCTTCTTCAGCTTTAACCTTTAAAGCGTCTATAAATTCCTGAAAATAAGCTACGCGCTCTGCTTCCGGTAAACGTACCAGTCGCAAAATACTATCGTTAGTTTTTGCTATGCCCTCGTAATAAATAACATCTTCTAAATTATCGCGCTTACGTTTTATTAAACGGTAAGGTTTCGAATTTTCTTCAAGATTGGTTAAGGTACTATCATAATAATTTCCCGCTTCTTTATACACCGAATTATCGAAATCGATATCTCCTAAAATCTCGTAATTTTTAGCTTTTAATAAACGATCTCTGGAATTGGTGCGAAGCGATTTATTGTAATATTCAATAGCTAAAGCTTCAGCGTTTGTATTTTGATAATATTGTCCTTTCTGGAAATAAATTTTATCGAGATACGGACGATTTTCACGATTCTCTTCTAACTCTGTTAACAATTCCAATTGCGCCATTTTATCGCCATGCTCGTAATCGAAATTTTTCATCTTTTCGAGATGGGCGCTAATCATATAAATTCTTGGCGTCTTTCTATTCAGCTCAATCACCTTATCGAAAGCAATGTTCGCACTGTCCTTATAGCCTAATTCATTATATAACTGTCCCTGGATAAAACGATACCTGCCACGCTCATCGTTACTCTTTGTAGCGTTAGAAGCAACTTCAAGTTGTGTAATAGCACTATCAATGGATTTTGTATTCAAATATGCCTGGGCTAACATAGATGTCGCATCAGCTAAATCCTGATCTTCCAATTCTTCCTGCTCCAGTAAACGTTTTAGATTTTTAATGGCAAGCTCATTATTCTCTAAACGAATATTGGTTTTCTCTCGCCAAATTCTTGCCTGATTTATTTTATCGCTGGCTGCGTATTTATAAAGAATATAATTAAAAGCCTCTAAAGCCGGCACAAAACGCTGATCGAAGTAACGGGCTTTCCCTAACAATAAGTAAGCCTCATCCATTTGCGGGTTTTTCTCCTTTCCGCCAATGTTCATACTGTGCTTTTGAATAGCCTTTACAGCTTTTTCTTCAGCCGTTCCGAAACTTTCATTTTTAGATTGCCCAGGAAGTATCACGTCATCAAATACTTCTAAGCGTTCAATTGGCAGTATATCCCAGTAATTATCAGTATAACTTTCATTAAGACTTGCTCGACCCTGCTCTAAAGCATTGTAACCATTGTAAAGTGTATTGAATTCTGCCGTAACAGCATGAAAATTTCGGCTGATAAACTTGTCCTTTTTTCTGGAACAACCTACAACCAAAAGAATGGAACATGCAATGACAGATGGAACCTTAAATGATGCTTTCAATGTTGGTATTTTTAGTCTAATTAAATAACTATAAACTCTTACTTATATTATGTAAGCAGGTAAAAATAAACATCTTTTTTGATTATGCGATGAAATGACTTGCAAAACTCGCTTTAAGAAAGCCAATAGACGTATTTACATATATTTTTGAGCGATAGCCTGCACTTCCATACCCCAGCTCTGACCAAACATCATCGCTTTTTGAGCTAAACCATATTGTTTATTAGCAAGTTTTTTACCCAAATCGGTTTTATAAAATGCGGTTAACTCCTGAATTTCCTCACGTGTAAATTCAGCCATATACAACCCGGCCATTTTCTGGTACAAACCATCTAAAGTCCCTTTAGCTTCTTCCATATAAACCTCCTTTTTATCTTCAGAAACCATACTTCCTATTTGAGAAATAGCCGTTTCGAATGCCGTTGTAGACCCTGTAAGTTTAATAAAATTGATGGTTTCATTTTTAAATTCGGAATTGTCTTGAGCAAAAACCTGCCCCACGGTTCCCACAACAAATAAGCAAGCAAATAAAAGGTTTTTCATTTTTACTGATTTTTAGATAATTAATTTCAGGGTTATTCTTACACAATTCTACGAATTAATATTTTTTTTAGCCCAATTGTTTCTAACAAATTTAATTTTTCCACGTCAAGTTCACTATTTTTGTCAAAAATTTACACATGTCATCATTTCACAATCTTACCATTAAAAATATAGAGCGAGAGACATCTAAAGCCATTAGTATAACTTTCGATGTTCCTGAAGCTTTAACCGATACATTTTCATTTAAAGCCGGACAATACATTACGTTAAGAGCAACCGTTAACGGAAATGAAGTTCGTCGTGATTACTCCCTTTGTTCATCACCAAAAAGTGGTGAATTAAAAGTGGCTATTAAGGAAGTTAAAGACGGAACGTTTTCGGCATATGCGAATGCAGAATTAAGAGCAGGTGATGTTTTAGAAGTTGCACCTCCAAAGGGACGTTTTACATTTGAACCAAACGATTCTATCACTAAAAACATAGCACTTTTTGCAGCAGGTAGTGGTATCACACCAGTTTTAAGCATTATTAAATGTGCATTGGAAGAAGAAGTACACAGCCATGTGATTTTAGTATACGGAAACAAAACCACTGAAGACACCATGTTCTTAAATGAACTTTTAGAACTTCAGCATGAATATAAAGACCGTTTCTCTATTCAGTTTGTATTTAGCCAGGCCGACCAAGACAACGCTATTTTTGGTCGTATCGAGAAAAGCACGGTAAACTACGTGATGAAAAACAAGCACAAACATATTGATGTTGATGCGTACTACTTATGTGGACCCGAAGCCATGATTCACACGGTTAAAGATGTTTTAACGGCTAATGGTGCTGATGCAGACCGCATTCATTACGAACTATTTAAAGCTGCAAAAACTGAGGATATTGTAACTCCCGCTGCGTCTACTGCCAACGGAATAACTAAGGCTACAATTATTGTTGACGATGAAGAAACCGTTATTGAAATGTCTCAAAAACAAACCATTCTTGAAGCGGCTATCGATGAAGATTTAGATGCGCCATATTCTTGTCAGGGTGGTATTTGTAGTAGTTGTTTGGCACGCGTAAAAGAAGGTGCTGCCACAATGCGTCAAAACAGCATTCTAACCGAGCAGGAAGTTGCTGAAGGTTTAATATTAACCTGTCAGGCACATCCAACCACAGCAACCATTACTGTAGACTACGATGACGTTTAATAAAAACTGAATTTGAAGTTTAAATATAAAAAGGCTGTTATCGAATTAGATGACGGCCTTTATTTTTTCTATAATTCTTTGAGATGAAATACTCGCTGAAGCCTTCTCATAACCTTCTGGATATTTATTTCCGTAAATAGAAGTTGGCACTAAAGGAAATTGATTTCTATCGGCCACCAAAGCGTAATCTTCAGGTTGATTAAACGGTGCAAAACCAGCATAAGGATGCGTTACTCCCCAAATGGTAATCACTTTTACACCTTGCATAGCAGCCATGTGTGCATTACCGGAATCCATAGCCAACATGACATCTAAATTAGAAATTACAGCTAATTCTTCGTCAAATTTTAACTGTCCTGCTGTATTAATTACATTATCAAAACTTTGAGCGATACCATCAAGAATTTGAGCTTCTTCCGTTCCACCACCAAATAAAATAATGCGATAATCATTTGATAATTCAGCGATAACTTCTTTCATCAGCACTAAAGGATACATTTTTCCTTCATGCGCCGCGAAAGGCGCTATTCCAATCCATTTTTCAGATTTATTTTCAAAGCCATTTATAGTTAACTCACTTGGTTTTGGAAATATTGGATTGCTTAAATCTACCGGATAACCTAAAGCATTAAACACGTCGGCATAACGCTGATGCGTGGTTTTTAGTTGCTGAAAAATGTCTCCCGAAACCAATGCTTTTTTCTCTGATCGACCTTTATCAATCTGAACAACTTTGGTTCCAAAAAAGAAAGTTTTTAGAATATTTGTTCTAAGCACATTGTGTAAATCGGCAACCTGAGTAACACCTAAAGCTTTTAATTCTTTAGATAATTTATGCAAGCCGAAAACACCTTTATGTTTTCCTTTTAAATCGGCAGGAAACACATTAACATTAGAAATTCCTTTAAAAAAAGGCATAAAAAAACCTCTGGTTAAAACCGTGACTTTAACCAGAGGATATTGTTTTGTAAATGCCCGAAGCACAGGCACCGTCATAGCCACATCACCCATTGCCGAAAGGCGAATAACAAGAATATGTTCAGGTGATTTTGGCATGTAAATTATTTAAACAACAGATTACTTTTGACCTCTTAAAACCGGGTTAAGCTCGTCGTCGTTGTACATTTTCATTTGTTTGTACACTTTCATGTACTTATCGCCATTTTCGATATCGTTTAGCAAAGTATCAATAGCTGTACTTAAATCTACACGTTGCTCTAATAACACGTCTAATTTCTTTTGGCATGCCGCTCTGTGTTCATTTGATGCATCAGTACGTGTTGCTTCTTCATTCATGTGGTAAATTTTTAAAGCAAGAATTGATAATCTGTCAACACCCCAAGCAGGACTCTCCGTATTGATTGTCGCTTCAGCTTTAGCTTCAACATCTTTATATGTATCTAAAAAGTAGCTATCAATGTATTCCACCATATCAGTTCTGTCCTGATTAGAAGCATCAATCTGACGTTTTAATTTTAAAGCCGCTACCGGATCGATTTGCGGATCGCGAATAATATCTTCGTAATGCCATTGTACGGTATCAATCCAACATTTTCTGTATAATAAATGCTCGATTAAATCGCTCTCTGGATAAGCGTTTTCGAATGGTTGATCTACTGAATCTACAACGTGGTATTTTGCAATAACCTCTTGAAATATTTTATTGGCTTTATCTGTAAACATGATGTATTAATATTTAGGAGCACAAATATAAGTCTAATTAATTAACTTTATTGTTGAATTCTAAAATTGAACGCATGAAAATCCACAATATCTCAACTGAAAATTCAATCCTGAATAGCTTTATTGCCGAGATGCGAGATGTAAACATTCAAAAAGACAGCATGCGTTTCAGACGAAATATTGAACGTATTGGTGAAATTTTAGGTTACGAAATGAGTAAAACCCTAAACTATTCAACTCAGGAAATTACCACTCCTTTAGGCATAAGTAAAATGAATTTAATTAAAAACAACATCGTTTTATGCTCCATTTTAAGAGCCGGCGTTCCTTTGCATAATGGTTTATTAAATTATTTCGATAAAGCTGAAAATGCCTTTATTTCAGCTTACAGACATCACAAACACAACCCTGAAAGTTTTGAGATTATTGTTGAATATTTAGCCTGCCCTAGTTTAGAAGGAAAAACCCTAATTCTCGCGGACCCTATGCTAGCCACTGGACAATCTATGATTGCAACCTACGAAGCGTTAAAACCCTTTGGAACGCCAAAAGAAGTACATTTAGTAAGTTTAATAGGTGCACCTGAAGGCGTAGAATTTGTCGACAAACATTTTAATGAAAACACCCATTTATGGATTGCAACTATTGATGAAAAACTCGACGAAAATAGCTATATCGTTCCCGGATTAGGTGATGCCGGTGATTTAGCTTTCGGACAAAAATTACAGCAATAACATAATAAAAGGTACCACCACGAGAATAGATAAAAATACTTCTTTAAACCAATTTTCATCGATGGTTTCCAGGTAATTGGTAATGATAATAGCCAAAGGAGCAAAGGCAAATAAGAATTCACTACCTGTTTTATTTGGTGCCATGGCAATCACTAACGCGGCAACCAAAAAGGCTATAATTATAATTTGAAAAGACGCGCGAAACGACTTCTTTTTACTTTTTAAATTCTTCAAATAGAACATGGAGGCCCAGATTCCAAAAGACAATAACATCGTAATTCCTACTAAATATTTCACCGAATTATATGCTGTAAAATCAGCTCCTATTTGTGGATTAATATGAAGTAAATCGAAATAATCTCCGGTAACAACTATGGATGTGCAAACCGACAATATAAACACGGTAGCTACCCCTGTATAAGGTATTATCCAATGACGTAAATCGTTATCGGAATACAATAACAAACTCACAATTATCAACACAAAAAACAGAATTGCCCAAAAATAAAATAGTGATGCAATGGCTATCCAAAAAGCAGCATCAAACAGTTTTTTTTTAATACTCTTTTCTGTTCGTAAGCTCATTATTCGCCTCAATCCTAGAAGGAAAAAGAAATTAGCAAACAGTATATTGACATCGTCTGTAGTTTGTACAAAAGTGAGTAAAAACACACTATACAATAATACATCGTAGTTGTTTTTTTTGGTTAAATTATTCTTTGAAATAATAAAATTGACCACCAAAATTGTAATACAACACAATAAAAAAACCAATGACTGCTTGAAAATTAAAGCCACAGTCATTGGTTGATTAAACAACGGAATTCTAGCCACAGTAAAAGACAAAAGCGTAATAAAAAGTACTACGACGAAATTTATTGGCTTAGATTTACTAAAAAGACTTGCTATCATTAACCGTTTTTGTATTTTTGCTACGTAAATATACTAACTATGAAACTGATATATTTATTTATTTCTCTTTTGAAATTATAAATATTGAATGTGACATGAGCCTTTAAAAATTAATATAACACACTCATGAAAGACTTTTTTTACGCGATACAGGATTTATTCGTTAATGTTCTTTTTAAACCTTTAGATGCTTTACGTGCTTTAGAACTTGAAAACTGGTTCGCAGCAAGCGCCATTTCTTGGATTTTTGTTGTTATCTGTCTAGTAGCTATCGTGTACTGGATGTTACAACTTAAAAAGTTTAACGACAACAACGAAGAAGACAAAACTGTTTCTTCGCACTCGTTTTTATAAATCGAATCCTATATCTTTACGATAATACATCTTATCAAAGTTTAGTTTATCTATGCTTTGGTAAGATTTTTTTATGGCCTCCTGGTAGGTTTCTCCGTAAGAGGTAATTGCAATAACACGTCCTCCTGTTGTTACCACTTTCCCATCTTTTAACTGTGCCCCTGCATGAAAAGGAATAGAATCTTCCACAGCATCTAAACCTGTAATTTCTTTACCTTTTTCGTAAGCTTCAGGATAACCTCCAGACACCATCATAATGGTTGTAGCTGCACGCTCATCGATTTCGATGTTAATTTCGTTAAGTGTTCCGTTTGCCATAGCCTGAAGAACCTCAACAAAGTCATTCTTCAATCTTGGTAAAACAACTTCCGTTTCCGGATCTCCCATACGTACGTTATATTCTATTACTTTAGGGTCGTCACCTACTTTAATTAACCCGATAAATACGAAACCTACATAAGGTAATTTATCTTTCTTAAACCCTTCGATAGTTGGCTTAACAATACGCTCTTCAATTTTATTTAAAAACTCATCTGTAGCGAAAGGTACTGGAGAAACAGCTCCCATACCACCCGTATTTAATCCGGTATCACCTTCTCCAATACGTTTGTAATCTTTAGCGGTTGGTAAAATTTTATAGTTTTCACCATCGGTTAACACGAAACAGCTTAACTCGATACCATCTAAAAACTCTTCAATCACCACTTTAGTACTCGCCTGTCCGAATTTAGCATCGACTAACATGCTTTTTAATTCCGCTTTAGCTTCGTCTAAATCATTTAAAATAACAACCCCTTTTCCAGCAGCTAAACCATCGGCTTTAAGCACATACGGCGCATTCAAAGTTTCTAAAAACGCATATCCTTTCTCAACAGTTTCGGCAGTAAAACTTTCGTAAGCAGCTGTTGGAATGTTATGACGGTATAAAAATTCTTTAGCGAATTCTTTACTTCCTTCTAATTCAGCAGCCTCCTTTTGTGGCCCGATAACTGAAACATGCTTAATAGCATCATCCTTTAAAAAGAAATCGTGAACCCCTTGTACTAAAGGATCTTCCGGCCCTACTACAACCAAATCAATCCCTTTCTCTAATACTAATTCTTTAATTGCTTCAAAATCGGTTACACCAATATTTACATTGGTCGCTACATTTGCAGTACCTGAGTTTCCAGGTGCTACATACAATTCATTACATAACGGGCTTTGAGCGATTTTCCAAGCGAAAGCATGTTCTCTTCCTCCTGAACCAAGAACTAATATATTCATTGTTTAGATATTTTTAGATTTCCCTTTTTGGGGATTTCAGTTTATTGTTTTTTAATGCCGAGCACTAAAACTGTTTTTTCCGTCTGCAAAAATAAAATTAATGCCTCGAATTCACGACTTTTTTTTATTTACTTTACAAAAATTATGCTTCTTGTTGAATTTATTTAACCTATCACTAAAACTAAAAGGCTTTCCAATCCAGGAAACCAACCGTCTTTTACATCAGATTCAAAGCATAAGTGAGGATAAATACGCTGATTATCTAAATGAACAGAAACAGGCGATTATTGCCTTCCATTTAAAACATAATCCGTTTTATAAGACATTTGCTAAAAATGCCAATCCGAATAATTGGAATAGCATTCCAGTGATGACTAAACGGGATTTACAGCAACCCTTATCAAACAGGCTTTCTGAGGGATTTTCTAAAAAAAATTCGTTTGTAAATAAGACCTCAGGTTCTTCGGGAGATCCCTTTATTTTTGCCAAAGATAAATTTTGTCATGCTCTAACCTGGTCGGGGATTTTTGACCGCTATAGTTGGTATGACATTAACCTGAACACATCAAAACAAGCCCGATTTTATGGTATTCCTTTAGATAAAAAAGGCTATTACAAAGAACGCTTAAAAGATGCTTTAGGTAACAGATATCGATTCTCTGTTTTTGATTTAAGTGATTTTGAATTTGAAAAGTGCATCACTAAATTTAAATCCACAACATTTGAATATCTCAACGGATACACAAGTTCAATTGTTCAGTTTGCTAAGTTTCTTAAAAATAAAAATCTTGTTTTAAAAGATGTTTGCCCTACTCTGAAAGTTTGCATAGTGACTTCGGAAATGCTTTTTCAAGAAGACAGAACGCTTTTAGAAACGCAATTTGGCATTCCTGTTATCAACGAATATGGCGCTGCCGAAT includes the following:
- the porW gene encoding type IX secretion system periplasmic lipoprotein PorW/SprE; its protein translation is MKASFKVPSVIACSILLVVGCSRKKDKFISRNFHAVTAEFNTLYNGYNALEQGRASLNESYTDNYWDILPIERLEVFDDVILPGQSKNESFGTAEEKAVKAIQKHSMNIGGKEKNPQMDEAYLLLGKARYFDQRFVPALEAFNYILYKYAASDKINQARIWREKTNIRLENNELAIKNLKRLLEQEELEDQDLADATSMLAQAYLNTKSIDSAITQLEVASNATKSNDERGRYRFIQGQLYNELGYKDSANIAFDKVIELNRKTPRIYMISAHLEKMKNFDYEHGDKMAQLELLTELEENRENRPYLDKIYFQKGQYYQNTNAEALAIEYYNKSLRTNSRDRLLKAKNYEILGDIDFDNSVYKEAGNYYDSTLTNLEENSKPYRLIKRKRDNLEDVIYYEGIAKTNDSILRLVRLPEAERVAYFQEFIDALKVKAEEEKEKAEAIERNKGIATVNAGSRQAAPFQGVGAPAQATFYFYNPTTVAYGKNEFIKKWGNRALEDNWRWSSKGIVGNVGGAAGTDIVAAATEEELYDPQYYISKIPTEQKAIDSISKDRNYAYYQLGLIYKEKFKEYELAKDKFQDLLESNPEERLILPSKYNLYKIYELLGETGEASIAKNDIITNYPDTRYATILSNPDMVSEEDENSPENLYQALYAKYENQEYAEVIAKSEDYINRFEGDAIVPKFELLKATATGRLYGFDAYSKAINFISVTYANKPEGKEAQHIETNVLPVLANKDFVKDNDSIRQQYKVVYAFKDAKREQLEGFKTELDTVLSHIKYYKLQSSVDVYDTNTNFVVVHGLTNKQVAHTFEQLFAKEDKKKIKEPHFEISSANYQIIQIHKNLNDFLNVDTN
- a CDS encoding DUF2059 domain-containing protein is translated as MKNLLFACLFVVGTVGQVFAQDNSEFKNETINFIKLTGSTTAFETAISQIGSMVSEDKKEVYMEEAKGTLDGLYQKMAGLYMAEFTREEIQELTAFYKTDLGKKLANKQYGLAQKAMMFGQSWGMEVQAIAQKYM
- a CDS encoding ferredoxin--NADP reductase; translation: MSSFHNLTIKNIERETSKAISITFDVPEALTDTFSFKAGQYITLRATVNGNEVRRDYSLCSSPKSGELKVAIKEVKDGTFSAYANAELRAGDVLEVAPPKGRFTFEPNDSITKNIALFAAGSGITPVLSIIKCALEEEVHSHVILVYGNKTTEDTMFLNELLELQHEYKDRFSIQFVFSQADQDNAIFGRIEKSTVNYVMKNKHKHIDVDAYYLCGPEAMIHTVKDVLTANGADADRIHYELFKAAKTEDIVTPAASTANGITKATIIVDDEETVIEMSQKQTILEAAIDEDLDAPYSCQGGICSSCLARVKEGAATMRQNSILTEQEVAEGLILTCQAHPTTATITVDYDDV
- a CDS encoding glycosyltransferase family 9 protein gives rise to the protein MPKSPEHILVIRLSAMGDVAMTVPVLRAFTKQYPLVKVTVLTRGFFMPFFKGISNVNVFPADLKGKHKGVFGLHKLSKELKALGVTQVADLHNVLRTNILKTFFFGTKVVQIDKGRSEKKALVSGDIFQQLKTTHQRYADVFNALGYPVDLSNPIFPKPSELTINGFENKSEKWIGIAPFAAHEGKMYPLVLMKEVIAELSNDYRIILFGGGTEEAQILDGIAQSFDNVINTAGQLKFDEELAVISNLDVMLAMDSGNAHMAAMQGVKVITIWGVTHPYAGFAPFNQPEDYALVADRNQFPLVPTSIYGNKYPEGYEKASASISSQRIIEKIKAVI
- a CDS encoding DUF4254 domain-containing protein, whose protein sequence is MFTDKANKIFQEVIAKYHVVDSVDQPFENAYPESDLIEHLLYRKCWIDTVQWHYEDIIRDPQIDPVAALKLKRQIDASNQDRTDMVEYIDSYFLDTYKDVEAKAEATINTESPAWGVDRLSILALKIYHMNEEATRTDASNEHRAACQKKLDVLLEQRVDLSTAIDTLLNDIENGDKYMKVYKQMKMYNDDELNPVLRGQK